TGTTACGATACTGCTGTCAAGGAAAGCAAGGACTGGTTCGTGCAGGACTGTTCGGCTGCCACAGAAAACATGCTGATCGCAGCAGCGTCCCTGGATCTCGGCGCAGTCTGGCTGGGAGTGTATCCCAGGAACGAGCGGGTGGAAGGCTTGAAAAAGCTCCTGAACCTGCCGGAAAACCTGCTGCCGTTTTCTTTGATCCCGATCGGATATCCTGCAGAGACCAAATCCAAAAGCAGGAAATTCAAGCCTGAAAAAGTTCTGTATCTGGAGTGAGTGCAGTCATTTTTTCCTGGGATGGCTTTTGAAGAATTCCCAGATCTGATTTGTGGCTGAAATATCCAGGTTGGGCTGGTCCGCGCCTGGTGCGTAAGCTGTCCCGCCCGGCCAGGCATGACCCATGCCCTTTATAGTGTATAGAATAACTTCAGTCTCGTTTTTTCCGCCAGAATAGATATCAACATTGATATTTTTTCCCATTTCAACTTTCTGGGAAACAGTGCTGCACCCGTCGAATTTCACGAAAAATCCCACTGACTCTGCCACTGATTTATCCACTCTCTGGGTTCCGAGCAGAATGGTTTTTTTCGGTTCCCCGCCTTTGTAGAGCACATGCTGGTCTGCAGTACCGTGAAATACGATCAGTGAAACAGGGTATTTCATCATCTTTGTCTCGCAGTTCAGGGCCCCTGCGACAGGCGCCACTGCAGCCAGCTTGTCGGACAGCTCGCAGGCCAGGCGGTAACTCATCATCCCGCCATTGGAAATTCCGGTGGCAAAGATCCTGCAGGGATCGATCTTCAGGGTGTTCTCCAGCACTTCGATCAGCAGCCTGATGAATCCCACGTCATCGATTTTTTTCCGTAGGGCGTAGCCGCAACAATTGCCGGAATTCCAGGTGAGGAGCTTTTCCTTCAACAGTCCGCTGCCGTTTGGATAGACGACGATGAAACCGTTTTTATCGGCTTTTTCGCTGAATCCGAGCCACTTGGCAGTCTGTTTTGCATTGCCTGCACCGCCGTGCAGCACCAGTACCAGCGGAAGAGCTTTTTTTCCGTCGTATTGTGGAGGTATGTGCAGGATGTATGTGCGCTTGACTTTGTCCTGCATCATTTCGCGCTCATACTCTCCGGGCTTGATCGGGCCGGCTGCATTGATCAGTATAACTCCTGACATGAACACGTAACAGACAGACATTATTAATTTTAAATTTTGAATTTTGAATTTTGAATTAAAAATCATCTCGTTAGAACCTCTTTCATTCCCAATTCAGCATTCACCCTTTAAAATTCAACATTATCCTTATGGTTCCAGCCTGTTCCTGTCCCTGGGAAACAATGTGGCATGCCTGATGTTGGGCAGGTCTAAAAGCTTCTGCACAAGCCGCTCGAGCCCCAGCCCGAAGCCACCGTGCGGCGGACAGCCGAACTGGAAAATCTCCAGATATGCTTTCAGCGATTCAGGCTTCAGCCCCTGCTTTTCAATATTCTGGATGAGCTGGTCCGCCTTGTGAATGCGGATACAGCCGGAACTGATTTCCAGGCCTCTCAGGATCAGGTCGAAGCTCTGGGATTTTTTCCGATTCTCCTGCGGCATGGTGTAAAACGGACGCCTGCCGGTAGGGAAAGAATGCACAAAAACCGCATCACAGCCGTATTCCCTGGCCGACCATTCGCAGATCAGCCGCTCCTCGTCAGGGCTTAGATCCTCAGCTGGTTTCAGGCGGCTGGGTTTGACTCCTGTCAGGATTTCCTTGACGCGGTCCAGCTCCAGCCTCGGGATCTCGCCATTGATCCTGGGCAGAGTCGTGCAGAGCGCTGCAATTTCGCGGCCGCATTTTCCAGCCAGATGCTCAATCACGGCATTCAGCAGATCCTCTTCCAGATCCATCAGATCGTGCATCCCTTCAGGGTATGAAATCTCGGTGTCGATTCCTGTAAATTCATTGATATGCCTGCCTGTGGCAAACTTCTCCGCCCTGAAGACAGGGCCGATCTCAAAGACACGCTCAAGCGGCGTAGTGGCCAAAGCCTGCTTGTAAAGCTGCGGGCTTTGCGCCAGATACGCAATCCGCTCGAAATACTTCACCTCGAACATTCCAGAGCCACCCTCAGTGCCTCCTCCGACCAGCTTGGAAGTCTTGATTTCAGTGAAGTCGCGCTCATGAAAGAAATTTTCTACAGCTCTCAGCGCCTGGGAGGTAACTCTGGCCACAGCCTGGCAGCTCTGCGCACGCAAAGACAATCCCCTGTGATTAAGCACTGTTTCCAGATTAGGGCCG
The sequence above is drawn from the Candidatus Wallbacteria bacterium genome and encodes:
- a CDS encoding nitroreductase family protein, encoding CYDTAVKESKDWFVQDCSAATENMLIAAASLDLGAVWLGVYPRNERVEGLKKLLNLPENLLPFSLIPIGYPAETKSKSRKFKPEKVLYLE
- a CDS encoding PHB depolymerase family esterase, which encodes MSVCYVFMSGVILINAAGPIKPGEYEREMMQDKVKRTYILHIPPQYDGKKALPLVLVLHGGAGNAKQTAKWLGFSEKADKNGFIVVYPNGSGLLKEKLLTWNSGNCCGYALRKKIDDVGFIRLLIEVLENTLKIDPCRIFATGISNGGMMSYRLACELSDKLAAVAPVAGALNCETKMMKYPVSLIVFHGTADQHVLYKGGEPKKTILLGTQRVDKSVAESVGFFVKFDGCSTVSQKVEMGKNINVDIYSGGKNETEVILYTIKGMGHAWPGGTAYAPGADQPNLDISATNQIWEFFKSHPRKK
- the aspS gene encoding aspartate--tRNA(Asn) ligase, coding for MKWKNDAGRTLIGTMAGRIGCDVSILGRVDEIRDLGGVSFLMVTDRSGTCQIVADPYLDIPSIQSIVKVSGTVAASEKAPGGFEMAAKNLLIVSEPVREMPFNPARIPTPLKEGGPNLETVLNHRGLSLRAQSCQAVARVTSQALRAVENFFHERDFTEIKTSKLVGGGTEGGSGMFEVKYFERIAYLAQSPQLYKQALATTPLERVFEIGPVFRAEKFATGRHINEFTGIDTEISYPEGMHDLMDLEEDLLNAVIEHLAGKCGREIAALCTTLPRINGEIPRLELDRVKEILTGVKPSRLKPAEDLSPDEERLICEWSAREYGCDAVFVHSFPTGRRPFYTMPQENRKKSQSFDLILRGLEISSGCIRIHKADQLIQNIEKQGLKPESLKAYLEIFQFGCPPHGGFGLGLERLVQKLLDLPNIRHATLFPRDRNRLEP